The sequence TTCAGCAGCTTTGAGAGAGGAAACAAACTCACAAGCAGCAAACTCACAGCTCAGACGAAAACTGCTTTATCAGAACAGACATGATAAAGCATTAGCACGTCACTGAGCCACATTAACCACATGTAACAGAACTGAAAGATGTGGAGCGTTGTAGTGGCGACAACAGTTCACAAGTGCTAATATAAGCTGATATAAATCTGCATTTTTAACAGCTCAAGTATCACCTTTAACTgcgacaaacaaaaaataaacagtgtTTTTGCTTAATGAGAACCCGCGTTAAATAAGTGTTTTCCTCCATGTGATGAGTTAAATCTGAGCATCAGCATCAGTTTTCCTCCTTTTTACCTTCAACTCAGCGCACCGGTATGTGCTCTAGTCTTAGTATCGAAAACTCTTAAGAGATCTGTCAAGTGGAGGCAGTAGGTCATGCAGCGATGACCTGCTCCTTTTGGTCAGATTAATGCAATTTCACAGATAACAAAAGCCGTTGTTCACCAGCCGATTACAAAGTGACAGCGGGCGTACGGATGGAGAAACAAACACGACACACAAGTCAGACAGCATAACTTAAAATGAGAACAACTCCAAATCAAAGTCAGCATTTTCCATCCAACTTTTGTCAGTTCAGTATGATGCAGGCAGGAACAAAAAGTATTGCACTGGTTTGGAGTGAGTCTATGAATGGGCGGTCAtcatataaataacaacaacaagaacCAAAACAGTAATACCAATATTAATTGTAACGCTAATAAAAACAGTTCAGACTAAGGTCCCTCTGCCGCTGCTGTTTACCACTGCTGCCAACTGAAGTCATCGTTGGATCCGAAGACCAGGAAGAAACCCAGGATGGTCCCGAAGATGACTATGTTCCCCGTTAGCACAAGCGCACATGCCCCCCAGGCAATCTGCGAAGAGACACATTAATAATTCAGTTTAACAAATGCTCCTGCATGCTGCCAGCCTGCATATTTAGGACAAAACCTGGAGGTGTCAACAGTAAGAGTTTACAGAATGAGTTCTACATGAGTGTTATATTCGGGACGTTAACAGCAGCTGGCGCTTGTCTGTGCTCTTTCCACTCCTCTGTGACATCTCTTTCAACTATATTATCCAAACTGCTGGGGTAAACTGCTGAGTTGGATTTTGTCTCTCCTTGGTGTTCCCTGTGAAATCATCAAATCCCTTtggtttatattattatattttaatgaCTGTGGGGTTTTGAACTCTTACGCACAACTGACTCAAAATCATCTTTAATGTGTCACACAGCTTGTTGCATTTCTATTTACTTTTAACAGTTTTTGATGACATTGGAGCTCTGTGGTACAAAGGAATTAGCTTTGTCAGGTTTTAAGGACGGAAATCAAGAGccaattctaaattgtgaatccAAATTTATAAAATACTTTCCATCAATGCCAGTAAAAGACAACTAAAAGAAAGAgggagatagaaaaaaaaaaaaacaccaacaaataaCAGTAACATCAAAAGTTCCGTGTCTATGATTTACTGAGGTTCGAGGGCTATGATTGttgaagtgaaaaataatattcataattgTGTTTTCTATtctgtataatcacctgaaataCAAATAGCTATTTTTGCTACTTTATAATGGGTTTTTCTTGTGGTCACCTCCGTCAAATTTTGTACCACCTCCAAATATCAATAAGGGTCCTCAAGGAAAAAAAGCATGTCTCTACAGCTGCAGAATCACACCAACATGGTagcactgtctttttttttttacccaatagAAAGCTTATGGGCAGCAGTGTCTGGAAACAGAAGCTCAGCAAAGGTAACAGTGAAAATTAATGACGTGAGAACATGTTTATATGTGTCAGCACAAAATTAAAATCTCAAACTTAAATTCACTCAAAGCTAATCACACCATTCTAtgcatcataatttttttttaaggtttgacATGTGATGCACTGTATTTGAGTGAGATGTCTGGAAATTGGAAATGTTTTTTACGTAACGAAAACTTTAAAAGGTGCCGTTTTCTGACCTTTATAATGCCAGAGCTCAAGACACTATAACTGTAGCTACATTGTCTGATCACTAGAGAAACTTTTTCCAGGAAGtgaaatttcttttctttttttttttatttaacagaagttgttgtttttcattgttgttgccCTTATTCACCTAACCCTCATTTCTACTAAAATGCAGACTTACTACATCAGCTCTTGCGAAGACAATGGGCAGACCAAAAGCTGAAATGACGATGCCCGTTGTGAGGAAGATGGCCAGCTCTTTGCAGGCGTTACTGGCCGAGTCTGTGTCATCAACCACCCTCCGCGAGATGCAGTACGGGATTGGAGAGAGGAtgtagaagaagaggaggaacaaAGGCCAGTATGTACTGCAGAGAGGGAAAATAATACAAGATAAAGAAAAATAACCACCTACTGTGATAGTGAGAGTGCATCCAGGTGAACTCAAGGATGAAACACTGTTCGGCTCTTAGCACACTATGATCTCAGTTCACTGGTGTTTCTTAACCAAACAGGAGCTCAatctatatttaatgtatttgtcCATACTTACGTagtcataacaataataataatttaatatttatacAGGACTTTCCTAGACTTAAAGAGCTAGAATGTATAAAaaagacatctttaaaaaaaaaaaaaaatctgactgagCCCCATGTGTCTGACAAAGCTCAGTTGTGGTAATGAGTTCGCATGAAGTTGAAGAAAATGCTTGGTAATTTACACTATGTATTTTATAAACAGTCAAATAAGACAGGTTTGACACAAAATAACACAGA is a genomic window of Sphaeramia orbicularis chromosome 10, fSphaOr1.1, whole genome shotgun sequence containing:
- the leprotl1 gene encoding leptin receptor overlapping transcript-like 1 — encoded protein: MAGIKALISLSFGGAVGLMFLMLGCALPVYDTYWPLFLLFFYILSPIPYCISRRVVDDTDSASNACKELAIFLTTGIVISAFGLPIVFARADVIAWGACALVLTGNIVIFGTILGFFLVFGSNDDFSWQQW